In the genome of Bacillus marinisedimentorum, the window TACCTCAAAAAGGCGGAACGCACATGCGTTCCGCCTTTTGTGTCAATTACTGTATCCATGTGGGTTGTTCGACTGCCATCTCCAGGAGTCTTCACACATTTCTTTCAGGCCTTTTTCAGCTTCCCAGTCCAGCTCTTCTTTCGCTTTTGACGGGTCCGCATAGGAAACAGCCGCATCACCCGGACGGCGGTCACCCACTTTATATGGAACACTCCTTCCTGATGCTTCCTCAAATGCCTTCACCATTTCAAGCACACTGTAGCCATTTCCTGTTCCAAGGTTATACGCTTCAGCTCCAGTAGTATCAGCGATTTTTTCAAGTGCTTTCAAATGCCCCTTTGCCAGGTCCACTACATGGATATAATCTCTGATGCCCGTGCCGTCTTTCGTAGGGTAATCCGCTCCGAACACACTTAGTTCATCAAGTTTCCCGACAGCTACCTGTGCGATATATGGCAGAAGGTTATTTGGAATTCCATTCGGATCCTCACCGATTTTTCCGCTATGATGCGCCCCAATTGGATTGAAATAACGAAGCAGTGCAATGCCCCACTCGCTATCGGCCGTATAGAGATCCTTGAGAATTTCTTCAATCATCTGTTTTGTGCGGCCATAAGGGTTGATGGCACCGAGCGGAAAGTTTTCTGAAATCGGCATTTCTTCCGGCATCCCATACACCGTCGCCGAAGAACTGAAGACGATCTTCTTCACGTTATGTTTCGCCATCACTTCGGTCAGCATAAGGGTTCCGGTAACGTTATTGTGATAATACTTTAGCGGCATTGCCACTGACTCGCCAACCGCCTTCAAACCGGCAAAGTGAATGACAGCTTCAATCTCATGGCCGGCAAACACTTCATCAAGCATATCTTTATCAAGAAGGTCCACTTTATAAAAGGTAAACGGCTTGCCGGTAATGTCGCGAATCCGGTCAAGGACCTCTTCCTTGCTGTTTGATAGATTATCGACAATGATAACTTCGTAACCGTTATTCAGCAGCTCCACAACCGTGTGGCTCCCGATATAACCGGCCCCGCCTGTCACTAAGATTGGCATTGTGATACCTCCAGGGTTGCGTTTTAGTTAAATACTCTATTCCA includes:
- the galE gene encoding UDP-glucose 4-epimerase GalE codes for the protein MPILVTGGAGYIGSHTVVELLNNGYEVIIVDNLSNSKEEVLDRIRDITGKPFTFYKVDLLDKDMLDEVFAGHEIEAVIHFAGLKAVGESVAMPLKYYHNNVTGTLMLTEVMAKHNVKKIVFSSSATVYGMPEEMPISENFPLGAINPYGRTKQMIEEILKDLYTADSEWGIALLRYFNPIGAHHSGKIGEDPNGIPNNLLPYIAQVAVGKLDELSVFGADYPTKDGTGIRDYIHVVDLAKGHLKALEKIADTTGAEAYNLGTGNGYSVLEMVKAFEEASGRSVPYKVGDRRPGDAAVSYADPSKAKEELDWEAEKGLKEMCEDSWRWQSNNPHGYSN